One Drosophila santomea strain STO CAGO 1482 chromosome X, Prin_Dsan_1.1, whole genome shotgun sequence DNA segment encodes these proteins:
- the LOC120455190 gene encoding ATP-binding cassette sub-family A member 13 isoform X2 — translation MRVHLNGREVRELLRKDLLVRWRQKGLSLILLAWPVMIFMLLYLIRLKYGSEELEACQYPTRLLPTKNQVVPAAFSYICSIENRCQPAHPYEEYSHWKEAPLHSVIDVVNAFVTDERLHKAVVELAEKANFVSAITTLITSDRLDIIRSNISEIISLVPEIERRMNYSFDIKHLFSNRETFVKLGVLLCGHPFPNTDTIPLVNEILESEDFSQTIDAELDAMPTKYCKRLYRDVTSTNQGKLTWNTIKPIIQGRILYTPANAAADSVVKFSNATFEELDRLKQLSRAAATILTKLHTNATFQEAFDNLLKLAKSPLVKSLVGDDFDIGEIERVFQYIRTNQLIYDILTTVADLMDCVSADRFEAVESVEELHKRAYELNQNKLFLAALNLEDVGLKQASYRLHMDTDNTQPTFENRNRFWFPGPADSMVIDLKYHRGFVQLKQMVDLGIIKSKREEAGFAPEEEAPESGRSLSGLFSIKQVDNDASDEDDDDFDLSLEGSGGAEQATQKVSASANDQAATTIPPSVNDEGVGVSIEDVGVTTEQTVVGGDPDLLLLNNEDVLKRSKRQGLFDLLGSFGGSGDASKKNKFEVDNMQFYTKQFPYPAFLNDVFKRGLYLAQGVQVAYLLGLVVFVALCVRERIWMRESRNSMLLRSMGLKAHSELVAWALISFMELCVIFALISGVLYSGGILGFTNWFFMMFYCMSFGLCLISFCYMCTNFFNSANIGAVASALLFFISLCPFIIVLMFDAKLSDFENFLVDLSFTTAFAKGWGELMRMELQQEGLTVRHLIQAGPARSECAMALLMFLLDFLLYAVIGLAYQRYKKNNYSFVKVSRSQLDGKLGASLVNVSKLYGSKCAVSNLSLDFARNQVSCLLGRNGAGKSTLIKLLTGQIRQSSGKVQLAGEHQVGVCWQDNILIPTLTAREHLQLYAQIKMPLGGSAGAEEIRSEVAQTLQSLNFGKHESYPSWQLSGGYRRRLCVAIAFIASPSVVILDEPCNGVDAKARKDIWQLIERLRQGRAVIFATHFLDEAKYLSDSLVIMRNGRIIAQHSRDSLQRLCTSNYSIRLRCVDATGLTFVVQKAQQLLPQSQVIPSGAADYPHSLTISASYAEHLTPGAVEFLELLQSQVAAGSISDVELTSSSSLEQEFEQLNKSGEEVEPRRPASDRSGVVAGPAMITDEPPTACKQFRLLMGKRLRHLSRNYRLLLYVLLLPALFELCAMWFVSYRLEDDFDTVLPLSRSLYPQSVQFLSQERATSFSEKLYPQLKTSCDHLGDCRVFNDSEQAYDWVLDSWGEYRERRYGGYGLNGSGATVWYNNKGYHSMVAWLNDLNSELLRTTLNDSESSILTLNEPWKLGYAELSTSSILRQAGDGSMVFILLIAFGLVVASGSVYLVNERVNGEKLQQRLCGVSAVTYWLVAFVWDYLVMVLGLIVCLVVILMFGMPVFVDRQQLVGIIGLSLAFSFACVPSVHVAEKIFSDSSIAIVSIFCANLIVPLVTMGIILILGVVGDGPAWDDWRHALNQAFLVFPLHALGDGFLELCKNYMVALVFRRYDIDSYKHPLASDLLGRHFTALLLVGVAALIINVLIEWHLLRRLWQRVERLLDCTYRRELDKLGQLKLVNIQSIFKSCVASGEAVRAENLWLGYRRGHYAVRQVHFSVQRGECFGLLGKNGAGKSTIFKLLTGQLQPDVGHIYFEQPGISYCPQSNPLDPLLTTTECIRFYGRLRGIRDLDQFLDRVLDTYELRPYKDIQVRNLSGGNRRKLAVAVTCCGCTPTVLMDEPTSDMDPVTRDMVYGTIEQLLLARRAVVLTSHSVSEIEHLCQRVAVLRAGQVIASDTPERLKSEHGGYYAVTCFCGPAQQAILSRSLSQRLPGARDLQHYAHSLRFLVRIRSPGSVGDAPLLSELFATLRDLCVDVARFSLSRCRFETVFERILDSCEANGANGANGVHKDQQQDARKDLPSKSPAVGGSLETGYIHCGYEETRT, via the exons ATGAGGGTGCACCTGAATGGTCGCGAGGTCCGGGAGTTGTTGCGAAAGGATTTGCTGGTGCGATGGCGCCAGAAAGGGCTGAGCCTGATCCTGCTGGCCTGGCCAGTGATGATCTTCATGCTGCTCTACCTGATCCGTCTGAAGTACGGATCGGAGGAGCTGGAGGCCTGCCAGTATCCCACCCGCCTGCTGCCCACCAAGAACCAGGTGGTTCCCGCCGCCTTCTCCTACATCTGCAGCATTGAGAACCGCTGCCAGCCGGCGCATCCCTACGAGGAGTATTCCCATTGGAAGGAGGCGCC ACTGCACTCCGTGATCGATGTGGTCAACGCGTTTGTAACCGACGAACGGCTCCACAAGGCCGTCGTGGAGCTGGCCGAGAAGGCCAATTTTGTGTCGGCCATTACCACATTGATCACCAGTGATCGGCTCGACATCATACGAA GTAACATAAGCGAAATAATTTCTCTGGTGCCCGAAATCGAACGACGGATGAACTACAGCTTCGACATTAAGCATCTGTTTTCGA ATCGCGAGACCTTCGTGAAGCTGGGCGTTCTTTTGTGTGGTCATCCGTTTCCCAATACCGATACTATACCGCTGGTCAACGAAATCCTGGAATCGGAGGACTTTAGCCAGACCATCGATGCGGAGCTCGATGCAATGCCTA CTAAATACTGCAAGCGCCTTTACCGGGATGTGACTTCCACGAACCAGGGCAAACTCACCTGGAACACCATCAAGCCGATTATCCAGGGACGGATCCTATATACCCCTGCCAATGCTGCGGCCGACAGCGTGGTGAAGTTT AGTAATGCCACCTTTGAGGAACTGGATAGGCTGAAGCAACTTAGCCGTGCGGCAGCCACCATTCTCACCAAGCTGCACACAAACGCCACTTTCCAGGAGGCCTTCGATAATCTGCTCAAGTTGGCCAAGTCGCCACTGGTCAAGAGTTTGGTCGGCGATGACTTCGATATTGGGGAAATCGAAAGGGTCTTCCAATACATTCGCACCAACCAACTGATTTATGATATACTTACCACCGTGGCGGATCTAATGGATTGCGTTTCGGCCGATCGCTTTGAGGCTGTGGAAAGTGTGGAGGAACTGCACAAGAGAGCCTACGAACTAAATCAGAACAAGTTGTTTTTGGCCGCCCTTAATCTGGAGGACGTAGGTCTCAAGCAAGCGTCCTACCGCCTGCACATGGACACGGACAACACGCAGCCGACGTTTGAGAATCGGAACAGATTCTGGTTCCCCGGACCCGCCGACAGCATGGTCATTGATCTCAAGTATCATCGTGGCTTCGTTCAGCTCAAACAGATGGTCGATCTGGGAATTATTAAGAGCAAGCGGGAAGAGGCGGGCTTTGCGCCGGAAGAGGAAGCGCCTGAAAGTGGGCGTTCCTTAAGTGGTCTATTCAGTATCAAGCAAGTGGACAACGACGCGTCCGATGAGGACGATGATGACTTCGATCTCAGTCTGGAGGGAAGCGGCGGAGCAGAGCAGGCCACTCAAAAGGTATCAGCATCGGCGAACGATCAGGCGGCAACCACCATTCCGCCTTCAGTCAATGATGAAGGCGTTGGGGTATCCATTGAAGACGTTGGGGTCACCACAGAACAGACAGTCGTAGGTGGTGACCCCGATCTCCTTCTGCTCAACAATGAAGATGTGCTGAAGCGCTCGAAACGGCAGGGTCTGTTCGATTTACTAGGAAGCTTCGGTGGATCTGGGGATGCaagtaaaaaaaacaaattcgaAGTGGACAACATGCAGTTCTACACAAAGCAATTTCCCTATCCCGCCTTTCTTAACGATGT CTTTAAACGCGGCTTGTACTTGGCCCAAGGCGTCCAGGTGGCTTATCTACTCGGCCTGGTTGTATTCGTGGCTCTTTGTGTGAGGGAACGCATCTGGATGCGGGAGAGTCGTAATAGCATG TTGCTGCGATCAATGGGTCTGAAGGCGCACTCCGAGCTGGTTGCCTGGGCTCTGATCAGTTTTATGGAGCTCTGTGTGATCTTTGCGCTGATCAGCGGGGTGCTATATAGTGGTGGTATTTTGGGCTTTACCAACTGGTTTTTCATGATGTTCTACTGCATGAGCTTTGGTCTCTGCCTGATTTCGTTTTG TTATATGTGTACGAACTTTTTCAATTCGGCAAACATTGGTGCCGTGGCCTCCGCCCTTTTATTCTTCATTAGCCTTTGTCCGTTTATCATTGTGCTGATGTTCGATGCCAAGTTGAGCGATTTCGAGAACTTCCTGGTGGACCTCTCGTTCACCACGGCCTTTGCCAAGGGCTGGGGTGAGCTGATGCGCatggagctgcagcaggaggGATTGACAGTGCGTCACCTCATCCAGGCGGGTCCTGCGAGAAGCGAGTGCGCCATGGCGCTGCTCATGTTCCTCCTTGATTTTCTGCTTTATGCTGTTATTGGACTGGCCTACCAGCGCTACAAGAAAA ATAACTACAGCTTTGTGAAGGTCAGTCGCTCGCAATTGGACGGCAAACTGGGCGCCTCTTTGGTTAATGTTAGCAAACTGTATGGCAGCAAGTGCGCTGTTTCCAACTTAAGCCTTGACTTTGCGCGCAACCAGGTGAGCTGTCTTCTGGGCCGGAATGGCGCTGGAAAGAGCACGCTAATCAAGTTGCTCACCGGACAAATCCGGCAGAGCAGTGGCAAGGTCCAGTTGGCCGGGGAGCACCAAGTGGGTGTCTGCTGGCAGGATAATATCCTAATCCCAACGCTTACAGCTCGGGAGCACCTGCAGCTGTATGCACAGATCAAGATGCCACTAGGTGGGAGTGCTGGTGCCGAGGAGATCCGCTCGGAGGTTGCCCAGACCCTGCAGAGCCTAAACTTTGGTAAGCACGAGTCGTATCCCTCGTGGCAGCTCTCCGGTGGCTACAGACGACGCCTCTGCGTGGCCATAGCCTTCATTGCTTCGCCCAGTGTGGTCATCTTGGATGAACCCTGCAATGGGGTGGATGCCAAGGCCAGAAAGGACATTTGGCAGCTGATTGAGCGACTGCGTCAAGGGAGAGCAGTCATCTTCGCCACCCATTTCCTGGACGAGGCCAAGTACCTCAGTGACTCACTGGTGATAATGCGGAAT GGTCGCATTATTGCCCAGCACAGTCGAGACTCGCTGCAACGTTTGTGTACCTCAAACTATAGCATTCGGCTGCGTTGTGTCGATGCAACCGGGTTAACCTTCGTTGTTCAGAAGGCACAGCAGCTTCTTCCCCAGAGTCAGGTGATCCCTTCAGGAGCCGCAGATTACCCACACAGCCTGACCATCAGTGCCAGCTATGCGGAGCATCTAACACCAGGAGCCGTCGAGTTTCTGGAACTGCTGCAGTCCCAAGTGGCAGCTGGCAGCATCAGCGATGTGGAGCTCACGAGCAGCTCAAGTCTGGAGCAGGAGTTCGAGCAGTTGAACAAGAGTGGCGAGGAAGTGGAACCCCGACGACCAGCCAGCGATCGCAGTGGAGTGGTTGCAGGCCCTGCCATGATTACAGACGAACCACCAACCGCTTGCAAGCAATTCCGACTGCTCATGGGCAAGCGATTGAGGCATTTGTCCCGCAACTACCGTCTCCTGCTCTATGTCCTCCTGCTCCCTGCTCTTTTCGAACTGTGTGCCATGTGGTTCGTCAGCTATCGACTGGAGGATGACTTCGACACTGTTTTACCCTTGAGCCGATCGCTCTATCCCCAAAGCGTTCAGTTTTTGTCGCAGGAGAGGGCGACCAGCTTCTCCGAGAAACTGTATCCACAGCTAAAAACCTCGTGTGACCATCTGGGTGATTGTAGAGTGTTCAATGATTCTGAACAGGCCTACGATTGGGTCCTGGACTCTTGGGGCGAGTATCGCGAGCGACGGTATGGCGGCTATGGATTAAACGGGTCAGGTGCTACAGTTTGGTATAATAATAAGGGATATCACTCTATGGTGGCCTGGTTGAACGACCTCAACTCGGAGCTACTGCGCACGACCTTAAACGACTCGGAGTCCAGTATCCTCACTCTGAATGAACCCTGGAAACTGGGCTATGCCGAACTGAGTACCAGCTCGATCCTCCGGCAGGCAGGTGACGGATCCATGGTCTTTATCCTGCTGATTGCTTTTGGTTTGGTGGTGGCCTCCGGTTCCGTTTATCTGGTAAACGAGCGTGTCAATGGCGAGAAGCTGCAGCAAAGATTGTGCGGAGTAAGCGCGGTTACCTACTGGCTGGTGGCCTTCGTCTGGGATTATCTGGTGATGGTGCTGGGTCTGATTGTCTGCCTCGTTGTGATCCTGATGTTCGGAATGCCTGTCTTTGTGGACCGCCAGCAGCTTGTGGGCATCATTGGACTGTCGCTGGCCTTTAG CTTCGCCTGTGTTCCATCTGTGCATGTGGCCGAGAAGATCTTCAGCGATTCAAGCATTGCCATTGTGTCGATCTTTTGCGCCAACCTCATCGTCCCGCTGGTCACCATGGGCATCATCCTGATCCTGGGCGTGGTGGGCGATGGTCCAGCGTGGGATGATTGGCGCCACGCCCTCAACCAGGCCTTCCTGGTCTTTCCACTTCATGCTTTGGGAGACGGCTTTCTGGAGTTGTGCAAGAACTATATGGTGGCCCTAGTATTCCGACGCTACGACATCGATTCGTATAAGCATCCCTTGGCCAGTGACCTGCTTGGGCGCCACTTTACCGCCCTCTTgttggtgggcgtggccgccCTGATCATCAACGTTCTAATCGAGTGGCATCTGCTGCGGCGCCTGTGGCAGCGGGTGGAGCGACTGCTGGACTGCACCTACCGCCGCGAGCTGGATAAACTGGGTCAGCTGAAGCTGGTCAACATCCAGAGCATCTTCAAGAGCTGCGTGGCCAGCGGCGAGGCGGTGCGGGCGGAGAACCTCTGGCTGGGCTACCGCCGCGGACACTATGCGGTGCGTCAGGTGCACTTCAGTGTTCAGCGGGGCGAATGCTTCGGGTTGCTGGGCAAGAATGGAGCCGGAAAGTCCACCATTTTCAAGCTGCTCACTGGCCAATTGCAGCCCGACGTGGGACACATTTACTTCGAGCAG CCCGGCATCTCATACTGCCCGCAGAGCAACCCGCTGGATCCGCTGCTGACGACGACCGAGTGCATCCGCTTCTACGGACGCCTGCGCGGCATTCGCGACCTGGATCAGTTCTTGGACCGCGTGTTGGACACGTACGAACTGCGGCCCTACAAGGACATCCAGGTGCGGAACCTGAGTGGCGGCAACAGGCGCAAGCTCGCGGTGGCCGTGACTTGTTGCGGTTGCACGCCCACCGTCCTGATGGACGAACCAACGAGCGACATGGATCCCGTGACCAGGGACATGGTTTATGGCACCAtcgagcagctgctgctggcccGCAGAGCCGTGGTGCTCACCTCTCACTCCGTTTCGGAGATCGAGCACCTGTGCCAAAGGGTGGCAGTGCTCCGGGCGGGACAGGTCATCGCCAGCGATACGCCAGAGCGATTGAAATCGGAACATGGTGGTTACTACGCCGTGACCTGCTTCTGCGGCCCCGCCCAGCAGGCTATTTTATCAAGGAGCTTGAGTCAACGATTGCCGGGTGCGCGGGACTTGCAGCACTACGCCCACAGCTTGCGGTTCCTCGTCAGAATCCGATCGCCTGGAAGCGTGGGCGATGCCCCTCTTCTCTCGGAACTCTTCGCCACCCTTCGCGATCTTTGCGTGGACGTGGCTCGCTTTTCGCTGAGTCGCTGCCGTTTCGAGACTGTTTTCGAGCGAATCCTTGACAGCTGCGAGGCGAATGGCGCCAACGGCGCCAACGGCGTGCACAAGGATCAGCAGCAGGATGCAAGAAAGGATCTGCCCAGTAAATCCCCTGCTGTCGGTGGCTCCCTGGAAACCGGGTATATTCATTGTGGCTACGAGGAGACAAGAACTTAA